From one Lotus japonicus ecotype B-129 chromosome 3, LjGifu_v1.2 genomic stretch:
- the LOC130745482 gene encoding SUMO-activating enzyme subunit 2-like isoform X3, with product MDTIEVSNLNRQFLFQQSHVGQSKAKVARDAMLKFRPHIGQTLSLVDLHNPEICYDRIEDEGISQSSYAWLKEVSDLAENEREFA from the exons ATGGACACTATAGAAGTCAGTAACCTGAACAGACAATTTTTATTTCAACAATCCCATGTTGGGCAGTCCAAGGCTAAA GTTGCTAGGGATGCTATGTTAAAATTTAGGCCCCACATTGGTCAG ACACTCTCATTGGTTGATCTCCACAATCCTGAAATCTGCTATGATAGGATCGAAGATGAAGGAATTTCACAATCTTCATATGCCTGGTTAAAAGAAGTCTCAGATTTGGCAGAGAATGAG AGGGAGTTTGCATGA
- the LOC130745482 gene encoding ubiquitin-activating enzyme E1 1-like isoform X1 — protein MTITNYYFDLNYVSELYLPFCILHFLKGSDMQIDMDTIEVSNLNRQFLFQQSHVGQSKAKVARDAMLKFRPHIGQTLSLVDLHNPEICYDRIEDEGISQSSYAWLKEVSDLAENEREFA, from the exons ATGACTATTACAAATTACTATTTTGATTTGAACTATGTATCTGAATTGTATTTGCCTTTTTGTATCTTACATTTCTTGAAAGGGTCTGATATGCAGATTGACATGGACACTATAGAAGTCAGTAACCTGAACAGACAATTTTTATTTCAACAATCCCATGTTGGGCAGTCCAAGGCTAAA GTTGCTAGGGATGCTATGTTAAAATTTAGGCCCCACATTGGTCAG ACACTCTCATTGGTTGATCTCCACAATCCTGAAATCTGCTATGATAGGATCGAAGATGAAGGAATTTCACAATCTTCATATGCCTGGTTAAAAGAAGTCTCAGATTTGGCAGAGAATGAG AGGGAGTTTGCATGA
- the LOC130745482 gene encoding ubiquitin-activating enzyme E1 1-like isoform X2, producing MTITNYYFDLNYVSELYLPFCILHFLKGSDMQIDMDTIEVSNLNRQFLFQQSHVGQSKAKVARDAMLKFRPHIGQTLSLVDLHNPEICYDRIEDEGISQSSYAWLKEVSDLAENEEGA from the exons ATGACTATTACAAATTACTATTTTGATTTGAACTATGTATCTGAATTGTATTTGCCTTTTTGTATCTTACATTTCTTGAAAGGGTCTGATATGCAGATTGACATGGACACTATAGAAGTCAGTAACCTGAACAGACAATTTTTATTTCAACAATCCCATGTTGGGCAGTCCAAGGCTAAA GTTGCTAGGGATGCTATGTTAAAATTTAGGCCCCACATTGGTCAG ACACTCTCATTGGTTGATCTCCACAATCCTGAAATCTGCTATGATAGGATCGAAGATGAAGGAATTTCACAATCTTCATATGCCTGGTTAAAAGAAGTCTCAGATTTGGCAGAGAATGAG GAAGGGGCTTAA